The window CATTACATTCTTTTTATTACAGTAAGCTGCATCATCATATAGCAACTAAGCATTTATCAATGCTTGCGCTTTTTGTGATGCACGCTTTTAAATTGCCTAATGAAGTGTAACAAAAGAAATTCTGTCTGTATTGGTTTCTTGAGTCATTATTTAGTTATCGGAAATGTGGTAAGGATATGCTAGTTTATTATTCTATAGTACGAATATTAGCTCATGTATATTTAGACCGGTAAATCAACTAATTACACAGGAAATGTGGATTTTTGAAATATGAAAGCATATGATGAATTAAGATAAACTACAGAATAATTCAGTTGTATTGCTGTTTGATACTACCTAAGTTAAGTATGTTTTTTACTCTATAACCTTATGTTTTTTATCGCTATATGAGTATTCGGCTCAAATAATAATTTACCTAAATGAAACTTAATCAGTAAATGCAGTAGTGTTGTTAATAATAGTATCTTCACGTGAAATCACTTAACTCAGCTTTTAGTTAACCTTATTTATATTAACAAGATAGAAAATACAATGCATAAACGTTCATTTACATCTTTAACTGTTTTGATTTCTTCAATTTTATTTACTACACCAGCTATTAGTGCGGTGATACCTACGGGCACAGTTTTAGCTGAAAACCAAGAGGTTACACGTCATTTAAAGGATGAACCTGCGTCTTTGGATCCAGTAAAATCGGTGGGGTTAACGGAAGCGCAAGTCATGCGTGACTTATTTGAAGGGCTGGTTAACCAAGATGACCATGGCAAGCCAATTGCAGGGGTAGCTCAAAGTTGGAACACGGTAGATAACCGTATTTGGACTTTTACACTGAGGTCGGATGCTCAATGGTCAAACGGTGACCCTGTCACGGCTCAGGATTTTGTGTATAGCTGGCAACGACTTGTTTCACCAGGAACATCATCACCGTTTGCTTGGTTTGCAGCATTAGCCGGTATTAATAATGCGCAAGATATCATTGATGGAAAATTACCCGCTGATCAGCTAGGTGTTGAAGCGGTTGATACGCGTACATTAAAGGTTACTTTAAATAAGCCAGTACCTTATTTCCCGTCATTGGCGGCTAATTTTAGTTTATTTCCTGTTCATCAAGGAACGGTTGAAAAGTTTGGTAATGAGTGGATAAAAGTAGGTAATCTAGTCGGGAATGGTGCCTTTGTTTTATCTGATAGAGTGGTTAATGAGAAAATTGTTTTAGTTCCAAATAAATATTATTGGGACCATAAAAATACCGTTATTACCAAAGTAACATTTATCCCGATTAACCAGGAATCTCATGCAACAAATCGTTATTTAGCAGGTGACTTGGATATTACCGAATCATTTCCAAAACAACGCTATCAAAAATTATTGAAAGATATTCCTAATGAAGTGTTTACACCAGACCAATTAGGGACTTATTACTATGCTTTTAATACCCAACGGGCACCAACAGATGATGTCCGTGTCAGAAAAGCTTTATCTATGGCAATTGACCGCCAATTAATTGCGAATAAGGTATTAGGCACAGGGGAAAAACCCGCAAATTATTTTACGCCTGATGTTACCGATGGCTTTAAGCCTGAAAAAGGGCTTTACAATAGCTATTCACAAAAAGAATTAGACCAGCAAGCGAAAGTATTATTACAACAAGCCGGCTTTGGTCCAAATCAACCGTTAGAGTTAACACTATTATACAATAGTTCAGAAAATCATCAGAAAATTGCGATTGCAATTGCCTCTATGTGGAAGAAAAAACTAGGGGCTGAGGTCAAATTAGTTAATCAAGAATGGTAAACCTATATAGATAGCCGTAATACAGGAAATTTTGATGTTATACGAGCGTCATGGATAGGTGATTTTAATGAACCTTCAACATTCCTATCACTACTTACTTCCCAACATAGTGGCAATATACCAAAATTTAATAACTCAATATATGATGATATTATCGCATCAGCGAGTATTGAAACAAATGCGCAATTACGCAACCGCTATTATAATAATGCGGAAGCAATCATTGCGGAAGAAGCTCCAATTGCACCCATTTACCAATATACCAATGCACGCTTGATTAAGCCTTGGTTGAAGGGGTATCCGATCAACAACCCTGAAGATGTCGCTTATAGCCACAGTTTTTATATTATTAAACATTAAAATAGGTGTTCAGCCTGTACAAGGTGCGGGCTGTTTTTTCTGAATGGAAGAAAAAAGCTCCTTCCTCTGGAGAATGGGAAGGAGGACCAAAAAAGGAATAAACACTACCCTTATATAATAAAAAAATCATCGTGAACTTTATTGTTCGTTTGTGTCAATTATGTGATTTTCTTTAGCAAATATGGCGATATTTTGTTACTTGTAAGACCACCTCAATTTTATGGTTGTTTATCTTTTTTTTTGTAGTTCAATCTAGTGATGACTAATGCGCCTTTTGAAAAAATTGCAAAATTTTAGCTGTTCGATTACAAATATCATATGTAAAAAAAAGGGAGATATTGCATGGGGTTGATTTATGGTTCGTTATTCCAACACTCAAATCCGGTACATGCATTTCAGTTAAATGGAGATGGTGGGTTGCTTCCCATCGACGTGAATGCCAGCGCGAATCAGCAGTCTCCGTTCTGGCTTCATTATGACTATAAGGATCCGCAAAGTTTTAATTGGATCCAGCAATCAGATCTCTTCAATGAACAGGTGAAGTCCGCTTTATCCGGGCATTCAGGACGTTGGAGATTGATCCGTGTTGGTGATGGTATTTTATTAACATTGCAAACATTAAATACCAATGCGGGCCAACGGCCTGAGCAATTAATTGCATTTAGAGTATTTATTAATAACCGAATAATTATTTCTAGTCGTCATCGAAAAGTAAATTCCTTAGATCCTGTTATTGATGACTTAAATCAGGGAGTAGGCGCGCAAAGTACGGGTGATTGGTTAGTTGAGGTTGCTGATTCTATTACAGATGAAATAAGTGATTTTACTGATTCTTTGCATGAGCGTTTAATTGATATGGAAGACTCCATATTAAATGGCGAAATTCCTGATAGAGGGGAATTTGCATTACTTCGTAAACAAATTATTGTGATCCGCCGTTATATGGCCCCGCAAAGAGATATGTTTTCCCGTTTGACAACGGAAAAATTACTTTGGTTAGATGAAACGGATCGCCGTCGAATTCAAGAAATTTCTGACCGATTAGGGCGTTGTATTGAAGATCTCGATGGTTTTATTGCCCGTACAGCGATTATTTCTGACGAGATAACGAATATGATGACTGAAATGATGAACCGGCGTATTTATACAATGTCATTAATGGCCATGATATTCTTACCAACAACATTTTTAACGGGTTTATTTGGTGTGAATTTAGGGGGGATCCCCGGTAATGAATTTCGTTTTGCCTTTAGTGTATTTTGTGTTTTATTAGCCGCCTTGATTGGAACTGTATTGTGGTGGCTAAGAAAAAGCCGATGGCTCTAATATTGATGACTTATTTGTTATAACCGGACCTAGTTTGAGATAAATCAATAAAACTACAGAGGTTTTAGTGCAGTATTAGTCCTGCAGGTGAATGCAACGTTGAGCGATGAACGTTGTGCTCCATAATTGTAGTTTTTCTCATATTGAGTTCTTATACAGAATAATTGACCACTGTAATGCCGATGTAATTTACATCGGCTTTTTTTTGCATTAAATCCGAGTAAAAAATAACCTCCAAACGAGGAGGTTATCAACATACATTATTTTACTTCAATAATATCAAGACGTTCTGCTGAAAAATCAGGTTTGTCATCTTCATCTATAAATGGCTGGAGAGGTAGTTCTTCTTTGTCAAACGCAAGATCACCGCCATTGATAACGTCATCTCCATGAGAAATATTTTTGAAGTCGAATAACTCGGTATCACATAGATGAGACGGAACAATGTTTTGAGTGGCGCGGAACATGGTTTCGATTCGGCCTGGATAACGCTTATCCCAATCACGTAGCATCTCTTTAATAACTTGACGTTGTAGGTTTGGTTGAGAGCCACATAGGTTACATGGAATAATCGGGAACTCTTTAGCCTGCGCAAAACGCTCAATATCTTTTTCCCGACAGTAAGCCAGTGGGCGAATAACAATGTGCTTTCCGTCATCACTCATCAATTTAGGTGGCATACCTTTTAACTTACCGCCATAAAACATATTTAAGAACATGGTCTGTAAAATATCATCACGGTGGTGACCAAGCGCAATTTTAGTTGCGCCTAACTCAGTTGCTGTACGATACAAAATTCCACGACGTAAACGTGAGCACAGTGAGCAGGTTGTTTTCCCTTCTGGAATTTTTTCTTTTACGATCCCATAGGTATTTTCTTCAACAATTTTGTACTCTACACCAAGGTTATCAAGGTATGCAGGTAAAATATGCTCAGGGAAACCGGGTTGCTTTTGGTCCAAATTAACTGCAACTAATGAAAACTGGATAGGGGCACTTTTTTGCAAACTTTGCAGTATGGAAAGCAGCGTGTAACTATCTTTACCTCCAGACAAGCAAACCATTATCCGGTCACCGTCTTCTATCATGTTAAAGTCAGCGATTGCTTGGCCAACATCACGGCGAATTCTTTTTTGCAACTTGTTTAAGTTGTACTGTTCTTTATTTGTCGTCATTCTATACTGTTCTATTACTGGGGGGTTATATTGCTGATAGATAACTGTACATTCGGCTTTTAAATTATTATTGTTCTATGTTTAAAGCCTAATCAGCGAGATTTATAAAAAGAAGCCCATGATAGCAGAACCTGAGGGAAGAGTGATACCAGTTCGTTCAAAGAGGTGAAAATCGGAGCCCACTCACCGTTATTAGAGTCACATAAACTTAACGTTTTCTATCCGTTGATGGTATGCCTCCAGTTTTAGCTTTAAACACTCAAGCCCCGTGATAACACGCTCTGTAGGTAATGACGTATTAACTCCAATTGCTAAACATTCGCGGGTTCCTTCATCAATAATATTGAGTGCTCTAAAGTGTTTACTGCAATATAAACTGTTATGCATGAAACCCAATACCCATTGAATAATCGAATTTTTTTCAGCATGACCTCTGCAATGGTTATGGTAGAGGATCTAATTATAGTTGTCTTATTTTTGGGGGAATGGACAATTACTTTTATTTTAGATATAGAATAAACAATTTTTCAATTACCATCGTTCATTTTGTTAATTTTATAAAGTATATCTTTTTTATATTAGAAAAACACAACTATATTGTGTCCTACTTATTCTTATATAGTATAAGTAGGATTAATAATGAATAAGAAGTAAGAAATAAAAAATTTTATCTACTGGTGATTTTTATATATTCATCAATAAATGGGAATATTAGTAACTTAATAAACTGTTAATCACGGTAGGAACTATATTGGCATTATAGGACCTATATTTGTGACTCTTAGATAGAACATATTTTCCATTTTTAATTATCAGGCTTTTCAATTCAGAGGAAATAATAGCGAGATGGAGTGAGTGTGTTATTACAGGGTTATAAGAATTTAATGCTGTAATAACAATAAGATATTGAATCGAAATGTTAGCTAATTAACGCTCTGACTTATTTGTAAAAAGAGAATCTTTGATTTTTAAATTTAGTTTATAAATGCGATGTGATTCACATTTTAAGTATTATGTATCAAAAAAAACAAAACAGATGTGTTCATTTGAATTATTATGTTTTTGCACGCTTAGGTTTTGAACTATCAATATAACTATAAACTAAATGTAAATGCTTAAATTCATATTTTTAAGCAGGAACATATGTTGAAACTAAAATTTAAGTTTCTTTGTTTTCAATTGGTGGGGTAAGGAGATATTAAATCAACTAATCATGATTAAAATCTATTAACGTGGTGATATTTATGAAATATCTTATATTCTTTTTTAGTCTAATTTTTGTTTTTCTTATAGCGTATTTACTTAGTTTTAGTAAAAAAAACATAAAACATAAGCTTCCATCAATACTAATATTGCTAACATTGGAGTTTATTGTTGCAGCTATTATGCTGAATACTACAATTGGGCTTGCTACTCTTGACGGTATAGCATCAGGTATTCATTATATAATTAACTATGCTAATAAGGGGATTGATTTTGTTTTTGGCGATATAAGCAGTAAAACCTCTATGGTGTTTGTTGTTGTCGCTCTTTTACCTTTGATTTTTATTTGTTCGATAATTGGTATACTTAAATATATCGGCGCCTTAGACTTAATTATTAATACTATAGGTTTTCTAATTAACAAAATATCTAAAGTCGGAAAGTTAGAGTCTTTCGCTGCTATTAGTGCGGTGATAGTCGGAATGATGCCTGCTTATGTATCAATTAAAGATTATATCCCAAGGCTATCTAAAGCACAGATGTATACTATTGCTGCATGTACTGTCTCAACAGTAGATATTGCATTGCTAGGCGCGTATACACAAATGGTTGAGCCACGCTATGTTTTTATAGGTGTTAGTCTCAACTTCTTTAGTACTTTTATTATTGTTTCTATTATTAATCCAAGTGAGCCCACAGATATTGCAAGTTGTCCTTTGGGGGCAAATAAAGGTGAAAGGGGTTCATTTTTTGAAGTGTTGACAGATCACATGCAGGATGCCTTTAAGCTTATTCTTGCAATTGTTCCTATAATTATTGGTTTTGTCGCCTTAATTAGTATGTTGAACGATGTTTTTTTAAATATTTTAGGAATTAGTTTTCAAGGAATTCTCGGCTATATTTTTTCGCCTTTAGCTTTTATTTTGGGTAGTTCATGGGATGAAAGTGTTAATTTTGGAACAATTATAGCAACTAAAATTTTATCGAATGAGTTTGTTGCTATGATTGACTATATGAAATTAACAAACATTACACCACGAACGGATGCAATTATGTCCGTATTTTTAATATCATTTGCAAATTTCGGTTCTATCGGAATGATTATCGGTTGCGTCACAAGTATAAGCCGAGAACATGGAAAAATGATTGCATCAAATAGTTTTAGATTGATTGTTGGCTCAACTTTAGTCAGTTGTTTATCAGCGACGATTGTTGGTATTTTTGTATAAAATATAAATAAAGGAGTAATAAAATGCACAAAATAATAATAGACTGTGATCCTGGTGTAGATGATGCAGTTGCTATTTTTTTAGCCTTAGCTTCTCCAGAAATAGAATTAATAGGCATAACCACCGTTGCAGGGAATGTTGAATTAGAAAAGGTTCACAGTAATGCACGACAATTACTTGCATTAGCCAATAGGCAGGATATTCCTTTAGCGAAAGGTTGTGAACGCCCACTAATGTCTAAAAGTGGGAGTAAAACTCATGTTCATGGTACTGATGGTCTAGCTGGAGTATTGCTTCCCGCATCAGATTATCAAAATTATTCTGGTCACGCCGTAGATTTTATTATTGATACGGTAATGTCAAATCCAGGTGAAATAACATTATGCACAATGGCTTCTCTTACTAATATTGCAGTCGCTATCATCAAAGAACCAAAATTAGTCGATAATGTAAAAGACATTGTAGTCATGGGAGGAGCTGCATTTACACAGGGGAATATAACGCCAGCTGCTGAGTTTAATTTTTATGTGGACCCCCATGCTGCTCATATCGTTTTTGATAGTGCACGACATATTACTATGCTTGGTCTGGATGTAACAAGTAAGGCTGATATAAGAGCTGGTTTGTGTAGTCCTTTGGAAAAAGGTGGCCTCATCGCTCAGACTGTTGCTGAAATGTGCCGAAGATATGCAGAGTTTGACCCATTTCTCCATGATCCCTGCGTTATCGCATACCTCATTAAACCTGAGATTTTTTCAGGTGTTGACGGTTCAATTACTATCGAATATGAGTCTAATAAATTATTCGGTCATAGTTTTGCTTACACATCTACCACCATTAATCATGACCCAAAAGCTAAATATAATGAAGCTAAATGTAAAATTATTACTGACGTTGATACATCGAAATTAATATCTTTAATTACAGAACGTATCATAACTCTTTGAGGTAAAGAGTAGCAATTGGAATCTAAGTTGACATTTATTTAAAATAAAGAGACTTATTATGGGTAATGACTCAGTAATTAAGTGATTGTTTGGCCAATACCTTGGAGAATTATTTTCTACAGTTTATTTAAGTTGTGGCATTCTCTTGTTGATAGATAATTGTACATTCTGTTTTTAAGCTATTATTGTTATATACTTAAAGTCTAATCAGCGAGATTTATAAAAAAGTGGAAAATATATTGGGAGTGGTACCTTCTTTATAATCTTTATCTTATTGTTTAAGCAATAAGAAGAACTTAATATATAAGAAAATACGGAGGACATATGCCAGCAGCTGACCCTATTGAATTGGTTTCTTCTTTACTAGCTAGTACCATTAAAATGGTAATTACGCCAACAGAATATTTTTTTCAAAGTAGTGCTATTGGGGATGCTATTTATATAAGCTTGTTATTTTTTAACTAAAAATGATGAAAGTATCATCACAATGAGGCTAATCTGATACACATGAAGGAAGTACTCGCTTCCTTCATGGTGGAAAGTCATACGGGGATACTAACGAGGTAATTCATCACACAATTTTTGTAAAGTAGTTAAAAATTTACCCACATGGAAACCATCACAAACAGCATGATGTACTTGTACTGCTAAGGGAAGCCATATTTTATTATTTTCACTATAGTATTTCCCCATAGTAAAAATAGGAGTGAAAGCGTTAGTAATATCTGCAATATTTAGATTAAAGCTATCGAATGAAACCCAAGGCAAAGATGATACATAGAATACATTTTCAATTTGCTGTGATTGAGGCTGCAAATTGAGATTATCTTTATGTAATGCTAGTTGCTGGTGATAGTTCTCCATAAACACTGTCATTTCTGAAGAGTACTCACACCATAAGGAAGAAAAAGTTTCAGTATCTTTATGAAAGATAGTAAAGCTGGGGTTAACTTCATCCCACAAAATAAGCTCACCATTTCTTTTGGCAAATCTAAATTCTTTATAGGTATTAGCTACCCGTGATAATAAATAAATTACCGAGGGGTAAAATTCATATCCATTTGAATTTATATGCTTTTTAAAGTTGGTAATATCTATTTTCGTTGTTAAACTAAACCCACAATTTATGGTCTTTTCGTAGGTGTTGTAATGTTCCTTACGTAACCATGTCTCTATATTAAATTTAGTATAGTTCATAATTTATCCTTCTAATAAGTTAATGTGATTGTTATTAGAAGGGGAACTTCTCTGTTTTCAATTGATTCATAATGATTTTTTATATTATGTTGAAGTTATACTTGTATTTTAACTAGC is drawn from Providencia huaxiensis and contains these coding sequences:
- the ttcA gene encoding tRNA 2-thiocytidine(32) synthetase TtcA; protein product: MTTNKEQYNLNKLQKRIRRDVGQAIADFNMIEDGDRIMVCLSGGKDSYTLLSILQSLQKSAPIQFSLVAVNLDQKQPGFPEHILPAYLDNLGVEYKIVEENTYGIVKEKIPEGKTTCSLCSRLRRGILYRTATELGATKIALGHHRDDILQTMFLNMFYGGKLKGMPPKLMSDDGKHIVIRPLAYCREKDIERFAQAKEFPIIPCNLCGSQPNLQRQVIKEMLRDWDKRYPGRIETMFRATQNIVPSHLCDTELFDFKNISHGDDVINGGDLAFDKEELPLQPFIDEDDKPDFSAERLDIIEVK
- the catA gene encoding type A chloramphenicol O-acetyltransferase, whose protein sequence is MNYTKFNIETWLRKEHYNTYEKTINCGFSLTTKIDITNFKKHINSNGYEFYPSVIYLLSRVANTYKEFRFAKRNGELILWDEVNPSFTIFHKDTETFSSLWCEYSSEMTVFMENYHQQLALHKDNLNLQPQSQQIENVFYVSSLPWVSFDSFNLNIADITNAFTPIFTMGKYYSENNKIWLPLAVQVHHAVCDGFHVGKFLTTLQKLCDELPR
- a CDS encoding nucleoside hydrolase, with translation MHKIIIDCDPGVDDAVAIFLALASPEIELIGITTVAGNVELEKVHSNARQLLALANRQDIPLAKGCERPLMSKSGSKTHVHGTDGLAGVLLPASDYQNYSGHAVDFIIDTVMSNPGEITLCTMASLTNIAVAIIKEPKLVDNVKDIVVMGGAAFTQGNITPAAEFNFYVDPHAAHIVFDSARHITMLGLDVTSKADIRAGLCSPLEKGGLIAQTVAEMCRRYAEFDPFLHDPCVIAYLIKPEIFSGVDGSITIEYESNKLFGHSFAYTSTTINHDPKAKYNEAKCKIITDVDTSKLISLITERIITL
- a CDS encoding NupC/NupG family nucleoside CNT transporter — its product is MKYLIFFFSLIFVFLIAYLLSFSKKNIKHKLPSILILLTLEFIVAAIMLNTTIGLATLDGIASGIHYIINYANKGIDFVFGDISSKTSMVFVVVALLPLIFICSIIGILKYIGALDLIINTIGFLINKISKVGKLESFAAISAVIVGMMPAYVSIKDYIPRLSKAQMYTIAACTVSTVDIALLGAYTQMVEPRYVFIGVSLNFFSTFIIVSIINPSEPTDIASCPLGANKGERGSFFEVLTDHMQDAFKLILAIVPIIIGFVALISMLNDVFLNILGISFQGILGYIFSPLAFILGSSWDESVNFGTIIATKILSNEFVAMIDYMKLTNITPRTDAIMSVFLISFANFGSIGMIIGCVTSISREHGKMIASNSFRLIVGSTLVSCLSATIVGIFV
- the zntB gene encoding zinc transporter ZntB, with translation MGLIYGSLFQHSNPVHAFQLNGDGGLLPIDVNASANQQSPFWLHYDYKDPQSFNWIQQSDLFNEQVKSALSGHSGRWRLIRVGDGILLTLQTLNTNAGQRPEQLIAFRVFINNRIIISSRHRKVNSLDPVIDDLNQGVGAQSTGDWLVEVADSITDEISDFTDSLHERLIDMEDSILNGEIPDRGEFALLRKQIIVIRRYMAPQRDMFSRLTTEKLLWLDETDRRRIQEISDRLGRCIEDLDGFIARTAIISDEITNMMTEMMNRRIYTMSLMAMIFLPTTFLTGLFGVNLGGIPGNEFRFAFSVFCVLLAALIGTVLWWLRKSRWL